In Erpetoichthys calabaricus chromosome 4, fErpCal1.3, whole genome shotgun sequence, one genomic interval encodes:
- the LOC114644953 gene encoding uncharacterized protein LOC114644953 translates to MYRAKGGKTAHELKSLLELLDEQTMDVTTHKRATVLQGLPLYLREYKKLSTTCHDTDSLQIYTNEMKIGILEVVRHHETNPGAAAMNVAVVIEGQVVSEELVDFTTAFVILVGLLYARNIQYPKELKYTFETDQNSWGGGLRISSWASEHFQKQIWATPGTSLHWIPSTPPQLKEMPHKHWQEDSLALRWLLSSTVSLIQVCCVSLLRGQLET, encoded by the exons ATGTACAGAGCAAAAGGAGGCAAGACGGCACATGAATTGAAATCACTTTTAGAATTACTAGATGAACAG ACTATGGATGTTACCACACACAAGAGGGCAACGGTTCTACAAGGACTACCTCTGTACTTAAGAGAATACAAGAAGTTATCAACAACATGTCAT GATACAGACTCCcttcaaatatatacaaatgaaatgaagatagGAATATTAGAGGTTGTGAGGCACCATGAGACCAATCCTGGAGCTGCGGCAATGAATGTGGCTGTGGTAATAGAAGGTCAAGTAGTATCTGAAGAGCTTGTCGACTTCACAACTGCATTTGTCATACTTGTTGGTCTTCTGTATGCTCGAAACATTCAGTACCCAAAAGAACTGAAATACACTTTTGAAACA GATCAGAACAGCTGGGGTGGGGGTTTACGTATTTCAAGCTGGGCCTCAGAACACTTTCAGAAGCAAATCTGGGCCACCCCTGGGACTTCCCTCCATTGGATCCCAAGTACTCCACCACAG CTTAAAGAGATGCCACATAAACATTGGCAAGAGGACTCCTTGGCTCTGAGGTGGCTGCTTAGCTCTACCGTGTCGCTCATTCAAGTCTGTTGTGTCAGCCTGCTCCGAGGTCAACTGGAgacatga